The following are encoded together in the Mycolicibacterium arabiense genome:
- a CDS encoding polysaccharide deacetylase family protein gives MVAGVCAGVAIVVVGGFTGHVRVAKADVVDCRQVKCVALTFDDGPSPYTDRLLQVLNDDNAHATFFLIGNKVAANPAGAKRIADAGMEIGSHTWEHPNMTTIPPEEIPAQFSRADDAIEAATGRRPTLVRTAGGLVDDRVLAEAGRQGLADVNWDVIPFDWANDANTDATRALLMSQIRPNSVVLFHDTYSSTVDLVYQFLPVLRANGYHVVTVSQMLGPLAPGTSYGSRENGPPVNDLRDLPPADVPALPDTPSPPPMPNLPITDIPNQNSGGPNNGA, from the coding sequence ATGGTGGCCGGGGTCTGCGCGGGCGTGGCGATCGTGGTCGTGGGCGGCTTCACCGGCCACGTCCGGGTGGCCAAGGCCGACGTCGTGGACTGCCGCCAGGTCAAGTGCGTGGCGCTGACGTTCGACGACGGACCGAGCCCGTACACCGACCGCCTGCTCCAGGTGCTGAACGACGACAATGCCCACGCGACGTTCTTCCTGATCGGCAACAAGGTCGCGGCCAACCCGGCGGGGGCCAAGCGCATCGCCGACGCGGGCATGGAGATCGGCAGCCACACCTGGGAACACCCGAACATGACGACCATTCCGCCTGAAGAGATCCCGGCCCAGTTCTCGCGCGCCGACGACGCGATCGAGGCGGCGACCGGCCGACGCCCCACGCTGGTGCGCACTGCCGGCGGACTCGTCGACGACCGGGTGCTCGCCGAGGCAGGCAGGCAGGGTCTCGCCGACGTCAACTGGGACGTCATTCCGTTCGACTGGGCCAACGACGCCAACACCGACGCCACCCGCGCGCTGCTGATGAGCCAGATCAGGCCGAACTCCGTCGTGCTGTTCCACGACACCTACTCCTCGACGGTCGACCTGGTCTACCAGTTTCTTCCGGTGCTGCGGGCCAACGGCTATCACGTCGTCACGGTCAGCCAGATGCTCGGCCCGCTGGCGCCGGGCACGTCGTATGGCAGCCGGGAGAACGGGCCACCGGTCAACGACCTGCGCGACTTGCCGCCGGCGGACGTGCCCGCCCTGCCGGACACGCCGTCGCCGCCGCCGATGCCCAACCTGCCCATCACCGACATTCCGAACCAGAACTCCGGCGGCCCCAACAACGGCGCCTGA
- a CDS encoding cation:proton antiporter domain-containing protein — protein MATETAFVLTLLVLCYAVVSGVVKRWYVAPALIFVLVGMALGPFGFDLIEGGPDTSTFTVLAQLALTLILFNQAAELDLSAVLRRREVTFRLLAVGIPLAIALGVITAVLVLPVMPLWEAVCLAAIVAPTEVALIHALLADRRIPERIRQALSTESGFYDGFALAALLAALALASERTAPQAEHWGWFLIRTELVSAGVGVAVGVAGGWVIGQSRRRDWMGDTWAQLATVAIALVCFQVGEHLHGSGFVAAFAGGLAFAFASRRVGHHPDMHVSDAAAQLLELLVFALFGGYAVIVGWREASWHVVLFAVVALLLVRVAAVSVALLRSDVPMRDRLFIGWFGPRGISTLVLGLLVVERGDLVQQSLIVQVVVVTVTLSLVLHSLSAWPGIRWLFTTDSPATRENV, from the coding sequence ATGGCCACCGAGACCGCGTTCGTCCTGACTCTGCTGGTCCTCTGCTACGCCGTCGTGTCGGGCGTGGTGAAGCGTTGGTACGTGGCGCCCGCCCTGATCTTCGTGCTCGTCGGAATGGCATTGGGCCCGTTCGGCTTCGACCTGATCGAAGGCGGCCCGGACACCTCGACGTTCACGGTGCTCGCACAGCTGGCGTTGACGCTGATCCTGTTCAATCAAGCGGCCGAACTGGACCTTTCGGCAGTGCTGCGCCGCCGCGAGGTGACGTTCCGGCTGCTGGCAGTCGGCATCCCGCTGGCCATCGCGCTCGGCGTGATCACCGCGGTGCTGGTGCTGCCCGTGATGCCGCTGTGGGAGGCCGTGTGCCTGGCCGCGATCGTCGCGCCCACCGAGGTCGCGCTGATCCACGCGTTGCTCGCCGACCGCCGCATCCCCGAGCGGATCCGCCAGGCGCTGTCGACCGAGAGCGGCTTCTACGACGGCTTCGCCCTGGCCGCACTGCTGGCCGCGCTGGCGCTGGCGTCCGAGCGCACCGCCCCCCAGGCCGAACACTGGGGGTGGTTCCTGATCCGCACCGAATTGGTCTCCGCGGGGGTCGGTGTCGCCGTCGGAGTCGCGGGTGGCTGGGTGATCGGCCAGTCGCGGCGGCGCGACTGGATGGGTGACACGTGGGCCCAGCTGGCCACCGTCGCCATCGCGCTGGTCTGCTTCCAGGTGGGTGAGCACCTGCACGGCAGCGGCTTCGTCGCGGCGTTCGCGGGCGGACTGGCGTTCGCCTTCGCGAGCCGCCGGGTGGGGCACCACCCCGACATGCACGTCTCCGACGCCGCCGCACAACTGCTCGAACTCCTGGTGTTCGCGCTCTTCGGCGGATACGCCGTGATCGTCGGCTGGCGCGAAGCCAGTTGGCACGTGGTCCTGTTCGCGGTCGTCGCGCTGCTGCTCGTCCGGGTGGCCGCGGTGTCGGTGGCGCTGCTGCGCAGTGACGTGCCCATGCGCGACCGCCTGTTCATCGGGTGGTTCGGACCGCGCGGCATCAGCACCCTGGTGCTGGGTCTACTGGTCGTGGAACGGGGTGACCTGGTGCAGCAGTCGCTGATCGTTCAGGTGGTCGTCGTGACCGTCACGCTGAGCCTGGTGCTGCACAGCCTCAGCGCATGGCCGGGAATCAGGTGGTTGTTCACCACTGACAGCCCGGCCACGCGCGAGAACGTCTAG
- a CDS encoding class II fumarate hydratase, with translation MTADSAVKADDTEYRIEHDTMGEVRVPKDALWRAQTQRAVENFPISFRGLERTQIRALGLLKGACAQVNKDLGLLDPEKADAIVAAAAEIADGLHDDQFPIDVFQTGSGTSSNMNANEVIASIAARNGVTVHPNDHVNMSQSSNDTFPTATHIAATEAAVRHLIPALEVLHESLAGKARQWRTVVKSGRTHLMDAVPVTLGQEFGGYARQIEAGIERVKATLPRLGELAIGGTAVGTGLNAPDEFGAKVVEVLVEQTGIGELRTAKDSFEAQAARDGLVEASGALKTIAASLTKIANDVRWMGSGPLTGLGELQLPDLQPGSSIMPGKVNPVLPEAVTQVAAQVIGNDAAVTVGGLSGAFELNVYIPMMARNVLESFTLLANVSRLFATKCIDGLIANEDRLRELAESSPSIVTPLNSAIGYEEAAKVAKEALKERKTIRQTVIDRGLIGEKLSEEELDKRLDVLAMAKVKDGD, from the coding sequence ATGACTGCCGACAGCGCTGTCAAAGCAGACGACACCGAGTACCGCATCGAGCACGACACGATGGGCGAGGTCCGCGTGCCCAAGGACGCGCTCTGGCGGGCGCAGACCCAGCGTGCGGTCGAGAACTTCCCGATCTCGTTCCGCGGCCTCGAGCGCACCCAGATCCGTGCGCTCGGCCTGCTCAAGGGTGCGTGCGCGCAGGTGAACAAGGACCTCGGCCTGCTCGATCCGGAGAAGGCCGACGCCATCGTCGCCGCAGCGGCTGAGATCGCCGACGGGCTGCACGACGACCAGTTCCCGATCGACGTGTTCCAGACCGGCTCGGGCACCAGCTCGAACATGAACGCCAACGAGGTCATCGCCTCGATCGCGGCACGCAACGGCGTGACGGTGCACCCGAACGACCACGTCAACATGTCGCAGTCGTCGAACGACACCTTCCCCACCGCCACGCACATCGCGGCCACCGAAGCCGCTGTGCGCCATCTGATTCCCGCACTCGAGGTGCTGCACGAGTCGCTGGCGGGCAAGGCGCGTCAGTGGCGGACCGTCGTGAAGTCGGGCCGCACCCACCTGATGGACGCCGTCCCGGTGACTCTCGGCCAGGAGTTCGGCGGCTACGCCCGCCAGATCGAGGCGGGCATCGAGCGGGTCAAGGCGACCCTGCCGCGGCTCGGTGAACTCGCCATCGGCGGCACCGCGGTCGGCACCGGCCTCAACGCTCCCGACGAGTTCGGCGCCAAGGTCGTCGAGGTCCTGGTGGAGCAGACCGGTATCGGCGAACTGCGCACGGCCAAGGACTCGTTCGAGGCGCAGGCCGCCCGTGACGGACTGGTCGAGGCATCCGGTGCGCTCAAGACCATCGCCGCGTCGCTGACCAAGATCGCCAACGACGTGCGCTGGATGGGCTCCGGCCCGCTGACCGGTCTGGGCGAGCTGCAGCTCCCCGACCTGCAGCCGGGTAGCTCGATCATGCCGGGCAAGGTCAATCCCGTTCTGCCCGAGGCGGTTACGCAGGTCGCCGCGCAGGTCATCGGCAACGACGCAGCCGTCACCGTCGGCGGCCTCTCGGGCGCGTTCGAGCTGAACGTCTACATCCCGATGATGGCCCGCAACGTACTGGAGTCGTTCACGCTGCTGGCCAACGTGTCCCGCCTGTTCGCGACCAAGTGCATCGACGGGCTGATCGCCAACGAGGACCGGCTGCGCGAGCTGGCCGAGTCGTCACCGTCGATCGTCACGCCGCTGAACTCGGCGATCGGCTACGAGGAGGCCGCGAAGGTCGCCAAGGAAGCACTCAAGGAGCGCAAGACGATTCGGCAGACGGTCATCGACCGCGGCCTGATCGGCGAAAAGCTCTCCGAGGAGGAACTCGACAAGCGCCTCGACGTGCTGGCCATGGCGAAGGTGAAGGACGGCGACTAG
- the glpX gene encoding class II fructose-bisphosphatase, protein MTPSASASRREAPDRNLALELVRVTEAGAMAAGRWVGRGDKEGGDGAAVDAMRELVNSVSMRGVVVIGEGEKDNAPMLYNGEEVGNGDGPDCDFAVDPVDGTTLMSKGMPNAISVLAVAERGAMFDPSAVFYMNKIAVGPDAVDVIDITAPIGENIRKVAKAKNSSVADLTVCVLDRPRHAQLIADVRDAGARIRLISDGDVAGAISACRPNSGTDLLAGIGGTPEGIITAAAIRCMGGAIQAVLAPTDDAERQKAIDAGHDLDRVLHTEDLVSGENVFFSATGVTDGDLLQGVRYSGGGCTTQSIVMRSKSGTVRMIEAYHRLAKLNEYSAVDFTGDKSAAYPLP, encoded by the coding sequence ATGACGCCTTCGGCATCGGCCTCGCGCCGGGAAGCACCCGACCGCAACCTCGCCCTCGAACTGGTCCGAGTCACGGAGGCGGGCGCCATGGCCGCCGGCCGCTGGGTCGGGCGCGGCGACAAGGAGGGTGGCGACGGCGCGGCCGTCGACGCGATGCGCGAGTTGGTGAACTCGGTGTCGATGCGCGGCGTCGTGGTCATCGGCGAGGGCGAGAAGGACAACGCCCCAATGCTCTACAACGGCGAAGAGGTTGGCAACGGCGACGGGCCGGACTGCGACTTCGCGGTCGACCCGGTCGACGGCACCACTCTGATGAGCAAGGGCATGCCGAACGCGATCTCGGTTCTCGCGGTGGCCGAGCGCGGAGCGATGTTCGACCCGTCGGCGGTGTTCTACATGAACAAGATCGCCGTCGGCCCGGACGCCGTCGACGTCATCGACATCACCGCGCCGATCGGCGAGAACATCCGCAAGGTGGCCAAGGCGAAGAACTCCAGCGTCGCCGACCTCACCGTGTGCGTGCTGGACCGCCCGCGCCACGCGCAGCTGATCGCCGACGTCCGCGACGCGGGTGCCCGCATCCGGCTCATCTCCGACGGTGACGTCGCGGGCGCGATCTCGGCCTGTCGGCCCAACTCCGGCACCGACCTGCTCGCAGGCATCGGCGGCACCCCCGAGGGCATCATCACCGCGGCCGCGATCCGCTGCATGGGCGGCGCCATCCAGGCCGTCCTCGCGCCGACCGACGACGCGGAACGCCAGAAGGCCATCGACGCCGGCCACGACCTGGACCGCGTGCTGCACACCGAGGACCTGGTGTCGGGTGAGAACGTCTTCTTCTCCGCCACCGGCGTCACCGACGGCGACCTGCTCCAGGGCGTCCGCTACTCCGGCGGTGGCTGCACCACGCAGTCGATCGTCATGCGTTCCAAGTCCGGCACCGTGCGGATGATCGAGGCCTACCACCGCCTCGCCAAGCTCAACGAGTACTCCGCGGTCGACTTCACGGGCGACAAGTCCGCCGCATACCCCTTGCCTTGA
- a CDS encoding DUF4245 domain-containing protein has protein sequence MTVPPISQPAQPPGPKPAKSRLRQDGRDMFWSMMPLIVGCIVLAGLLGMCSFAPNGPGEGAPPPYDAPAALQADADALRIPIRLPDLPQGWQANSGGRASIEGGRTEPDGKVVRALTSRVGYLAPTGMFISLTQSNADEEKLVQSIETSVVPTGTQDVAGVNWIVYEGSEDVRPVWTTTLPGPTGPVRLALTGAAGTAEYRTLAEATQTQPPLPFR, from the coding sequence GTGACCGTCCCGCCGATCAGCCAGCCCGCGCAGCCACCCGGCCCGAAACCGGCCAAGTCGCGGCTGCGCCAGGACGGCCGGGACATGTTCTGGTCGATGATGCCGCTGATCGTCGGCTGCATCGTGCTGGCGGGTCTGCTCGGCATGTGTTCGTTCGCGCCCAACGGTCCCGGCGAGGGCGCTCCGCCGCCGTACGACGCCCCGGCCGCGCTGCAAGCCGACGCCGACGCGCTGCGCATCCCGATCCGGCTGCCCGATCTGCCGCAGGGGTGGCAGGCCAACTCGGGCGGGCGCGCGAGCATCGAAGGTGGCCGCACCGAACCCGACGGCAAGGTCGTCCGCGCGCTGACCTCGCGGGTGGGCTACCTGGCGCCGACCGGGATGTTCATCAGCCTGACGCAGAGCAACGCCGACGAGGAGAAGCTGGTCCAGTCGATCGAGACCAGCGTGGTGCCGACCGGAACCCAGGACGTCGCAGGCGTGAACTGGATCGTCTACGAGGGCTCCGAGGACGTCCGCCCGGTGTGGACGACGACGCTTCCCGGCCCGACCGGTCCGGTTCGACTTGCGCTGACCGGCGCCGCGGGTACCGCCGAGTACCGTACGCTGGCCGAGGCGACGCAGACCCAGCCGCCACTGCCCTTCCGCTAG
- a CDS encoding dienelactone hydrolase family protein produces the protein MTSPESDLTGWVATPFTAAGQTHDVYRKGEGPGVVLIPEMPGLHPGVLALGDHLVDNGFTVAAPSLFGTPGAPALGPGAVPVLLKGCITKEFAAFATNADRPVAHYLRALARDLNASTPGKGVGVIGQCFTGGFALAAAVDDSVLAPVMSQPSLPLPLTPRQRRDPGLSEAELKVIERRAADEGLCALGLRFSEDPLSPGERFTTLKARLGDAFEVIEIDSGKGNSDGLGRMAHSVLTDQVREVDGHPAYEARKRVVAFLTERLAAT, from the coding sequence ATGACGTCACCCGAATCGGATCTCACCGGATGGGTGGCAACCCCGTTCACCGCAGCGGGCCAGACCCACGACGTCTACCGCAAGGGTGAGGGACCGGGCGTCGTCCTGATCCCCGAGATGCCTGGGCTGCATCCCGGCGTGCTCGCGCTGGGCGATCACCTCGTCGACAACGGGTTCACCGTCGCCGCGCCGTCGCTGTTCGGCACACCCGGCGCGCCCGCGCTCGGACCGGGTGCGGTGCCCGTGCTGCTCAAGGGCTGCATCACCAAGGAGTTCGCGGCCTTCGCGACCAATGCCGACCGGCCGGTCGCGCACTACCTGCGGGCGCTGGCCCGTGACCTGAACGCCTCGACGCCGGGCAAGGGCGTCGGCGTCATCGGCCAGTGCTTCACCGGCGGCTTCGCCCTCGCCGCCGCGGTCGACGACAGCGTGCTCGCCCCGGTGATGAGCCAGCCGTCGCTGCCGTTGCCACTCACGCCGCGGCAGCGTCGCGATCCCGGGCTCTCGGAGGCCGAGCTGAAGGTCATCGAGCGCCGCGCCGCCGACGAGGGTCTCTGCGCGCTTGGGCTTCGGTTCAGCGAGGACCCGTTGTCCCCGGGTGAGCGGTTCACGACACTCAAGGCGCGCCTCGGCGACGCATTCGAGGTCATCGAGATCGATTCCGGCAAGGGCAATTCCGACGGCCTCGGCCGCATGGCCCACTCGGTGCTGACCGATCAGGTTCGCGAGGTCGATGGTCACCCGGCGTACGAGGCGCGCAAGCGGGTCGTCGCGTTCCTGACCGAGCGGCTCGCCGCGACCTAG
- a CDS encoding AI-2E family transporter, which translates to MTTEFTATQKRALAIATVLAVGFGAYFLSSYSMVVVVAAVAAYLFNPLFDWFGRRMGRGLSVTLTVLSALFALIIPLSLLVLLAVVQISTMIRSVSQWVGRTDPTTLGEKALALANDTVHRVPFLADVEITADMVRERLATVAQHAGESALTFLQGAVGGLAGGLTAAVLFIYVFVSLLTNRERVQLLIRKLNPLGEEVTDLYLEKMGAMVRGAVFGQFVIALAQGLAGAVSIYLAGFHQGFFIFAILLTAMSVIPLGGGVISIPFGIGMMLFGNVWGGVFVIVWHVIVVTNIDNVLRPILVPRQARLDSALMLLAVFAGIGMFGFLGIVIGPVLMIVIVTTISVYLAVFKGVPILEDDDDEPEKPSRLRALILRARARLGADRSAERLKAKQASVASEP; encoded by the coding sequence ATGACGACCGAGTTCACCGCGACGCAGAAGCGGGCGCTGGCCATCGCGACCGTCCTCGCCGTCGGTTTCGGCGCGTACTTCCTCAGTTCGTACTCCATGGTCGTGGTCGTCGCTGCCGTCGCGGCCTACCTGTTCAACCCGCTGTTCGACTGGTTCGGCCGGCGGATGGGCCGAGGGCTGTCGGTGACGCTGACAGTGCTGTCGGCGCTGTTCGCGCTCATCATCCCGCTCAGCCTGCTGGTGTTGCTCGCCGTCGTGCAGATCAGCACCATGATCCGCAGCGTCTCGCAGTGGGTCGGGCGGACGGATCCCACCACGCTCGGCGAGAAGGCCCTGGCACTGGCCAACGACACCGTGCACCGGGTGCCGTTCCTCGCCGACGTCGAGATCACAGCGGACATGGTCCGCGAGCGGCTCGCGACCGTCGCGCAGCATGCCGGTGAGTCCGCCCTGACCTTCCTGCAGGGCGCGGTGGGCGGGCTGGCGGGCGGACTGACCGCAGCCGTCCTGTTCATCTACGTGTTCGTCTCGCTGCTGACCAACCGCGAGCGCGTTCAGCTGTTGATCCGCAAGCTGAACCCGCTCGGCGAGGAGGTCACCGACCTCTACCTGGAGAAGATGGGCGCCATGGTGCGAGGCGCGGTGTTTGGCCAGTTCGTGATCGCGCTGGCACAGGGCCTCGCCGGCGCCGTGTCGATCTATCTGGCCGGATTCCACCAGGGGTTCTTCATCTTCGCGATCCTGCTGACGGCGATGTCGGTGATCCCGCTGGGCGGCGGCGTCATCAGCATCCCTTTCGGGATCGGCATGATGCTGTTCGGCAACGTCTGGGGCGGCGTCTTCGTCATCGTCTGGCACGTCATCGTGGTCACCAACATCGACAACGTGCTGCGCCCCATCCTGGTCCCCCGCCAGGCCCGGCTGGACTCGGCGCTCATGCTGCTCGCGGTGTTCGCGGGCATCGGCATGTTCGGCTTCCTGGGCATCGTCATCGGCCCGGTGCTGATGATCGTCATCGTCACGACCATCAGCGTCTACCTCGCCGTCTTCAAGGGCGTCCCGATCCTCGAAGACGACGACGACGAACCCGAGAAGCCGAGCAGGCTGCGCGCGCTGATCCTGCGGGCGCGGGCGCGGCTGGGCGCCGATCGCAGCGCGGAGCGGTTGAAGGCCAAGCAGGCCTCGGTCGCGTCGGAACCCTAG
- a CDS encoding NAD-dependent epimerase/dehydratase family protein, whose product MSDAVLVTGAFGLVGSATVKRLAADGRNVVATDLDVPENRKAAGDLPPGVEVRWADLTDPAEVAGLLGAVQPAAIIHLAAIIAPFCYARAALARKVSVDATGYLVHAALAQDTPPRFVQASSVAVYGARNPHRITDLLSAETPMHPTDLYGTHKAEAEELVRSSALDWVVLRLGGVLTTDISFDMKPEFLFFESALPTDGRIQTVDVRDVARAFAAATIADCVGEILLIGGDDATHRLTQGDIGPATAAAMGLVGALPIGRRGNPDSDDDWFATDWMDTYRAQEVLRFQHVSFPDILTETADKAGWKRYPLRTVAPAVGFMLRRQSAYRDHPGQWADPWGAIRAKWGDPGPDRVTQ is encoded by the coding sequence ATGTCGGACGCAGTGCTGGTGACGGGGGCTTTCGGCCTCGTCGGGTCGGCCACGGTGAAGCGGCTCGCAGCCGATGGACGCAACGTCGTGGCGACCGACCTCGACGTGCCGGAGAACCGCAAGGCCGCAGGCGACCTGCCGCCGGGTGTCGAGGTGCGGTGGGCCGATCTGACCGACCCGGCGGAGGTCGCCGGATTGCTCGGCGCCGTCCAGCCCGCCGCGATCATCCACCTCGCGGCGATCATCGCCCCGTTCTGCTATGCGCGAGCGGCGTTGGCGCGCAAGGTCAGTGTCGATGCCACGGGCTACCTCGTCCACGCCGCGCTGGCCCAGGACACCCCTCCGCGGTTCGTCCAGGCGTCCAGCGTCGCGGTCTACGGCGCGCGCAACCCGCACCGCATCACCGATCTGCTGTCCGCCGAGACCCCGATGCACCCGACGGATCTCTACGGCACGCACAAGGCCGAGGCCGAGGAACTCGTCCGGTCGTCGGCGCTGGACTGGGTGGTGCTGCGCCTCGGTGGCGTGCTGACCACCGACATCAGCTTCGACATGAAGCCGGAATTCCTCTTCTTCGAAAGCGCCCTGCCCACCGACGGCCGCATCCAGACCGTGGACGTCCGTGACGTCGCACGGGCCTTCGCCGCGGCGACCATCGCGGACTGCGTCGGCGAGATCCTCCTCATCGGCGGCGACGACGCCACCCACCGACTCACCCAGGGTGACATCGGTCCCGCGACCGCCGCGGCGATGGGACTCGTCGGCGCCCTGCCGATCGGTCGGCGCGGCAACCCCGACAGCGACGACGACTGGTTCGCCACCGACTGGATGGACACCTACCGGGCGCAGGAAGTGCTTCGCTTCCAACACGTTTCGTTCCCGGACATCCTCACCGAGACCGCGGACAAGGCCGGCTGGAAGCGCTACCCACTGCGCACGGTCGCACCGGCCGTCGGCTTCATGCTGCGCCGGCAGTCGGCGTACCGCGACCACCCGGGACAGTGGGCCGACCCGTGGGGCGCCATCCGCGCCAAGTGGGGCGACCCGGGGCCCGACCGCGTCACCCAGTGA
- a CDS encoding DUF5994 family protein: MGAPSMVSTRPPDKTSSRLAFCERSTTRGGVDGVWWPNSADLRTELPDLMSILGSMIGEVRRVVYDPRAWRTAPSRVIRRGVAVCVDPYSLVSPGMIYLVGSHSRDAVLSIVPASCATSVGDRVLAAVTASTVPMTASVVVHLLGSFADAEGKTA; the protein is encoded by the coding sequence ATGGGAGCACCGTCCATGGTGTCGACACGTCCCCCGGACAAGACTTCTTCTCGACTGGCGTTCTGCGAGCGGTCTACGACCCGCGGCGGCGTCGACGGCGTGTGGTGGCCCAATAGCGCCGACCTGCGAACCGAACTGCCCGATCTGATGTCGATCCTCGGATCGATGATCGGCGAGGTCAGACGCGTGGTGTACGACCCAAGAGCCTGGCGCACGGCGCCCTCCCGGGTGATCAGACGCGGTGTGGCGGTGTGCGTCGACCCGTACTCGCTGGTCTCCCCGGGCATGATCTACCTCGTCGGAAGCCACTCGCGCGATGCGGTGTTGAGCATCGTTCCGGCCTCTTGCGCCACCAGCGTCGGCGACCGCGTGCTGGCCGCCGTGACCGCGTCGACGGTGCCGATGACGGCGTCGGTGGTCGTGCACCTCCTCGGCTCGTTCGCCGACGCCGAAGGCAAGACCGCGTGA
- a CDS encoding fatty acyl-AMP ligase, translated as MSRFCDAMYANAKTSTCGFVTGEPHAPLRQSWAEVHERARRIAGGLAAAGVGPGDAVAVLAGEPVEIAPTAQATWMRGASVTMLHQPTPRTNLLAWAEETRRVVDTLGSTTVVVSEPFMAAAPVLVESGVSVLVIADLLTAEPIDPLDVDEESVGLLQLTSGSTGPPKAVRITHRNLVSNAEAMFVGAEFDIDTDVIVSWLPLFHDMGMTGFLVVPMYFGAELVKITPMDFLRDVLLWARLIDQYKGTMTAAPNFAYALLAKRLRNQAQPNQFDLSSLRWALSGAEQVEPEVVEDLCDAGKPFGLRPEAIVPAYGMAETTVAVSFSMSGSGLMTDRVDADMLAVLHRAVPATTGNVRRLATLGPALAGLQVRVIDHDANVLPVRGVGVIQVRGEPLSPGYTTVGGFVSTQDDQGWYDTGDLGYLTEESHIVVCGRVKDVIIMGGRNVYPTDVERASGRVEGVRSGCSVAVRLHGERSRETFAVAVESAAFEDRAEVRRIQRAVAHEVFGEVDVRPCKVVVLAPGSIPKTPSGKLRRAHALSLVQ; from the coding sequence GTGAGCCGCTTCTGCGACGCGATGTACGCGAACGCCAAGACGAGTACGTGCGGTTTCGTCACCGGTGAGCCCCATGCACCGCTGCGGCAGAGCTGGGCCGAGGTGCACGAACGCGCCAGGCGCATCGCCGGCGGTCTCGCCGCCGCGGGTGTCGGTCCCGGAGACGCCGTCGCCGTGCTGGCGGGCGAACCGGTCGAGATCGCCCCGACCGCTCAGGCCACCTGGATGCGTGGCGCGAGCGTGACGATGCTGCACCAGCCCACGCCGCGAACCAATCTGCTGGCCTGGGCCGAGGAGACCCGACGGGTGGTCGACACGCTCGGCTCCACGACGGTCGTGGTGTCGGAGCCGTTCATGGCCGCCGCGCCCGTGCTCGTCGAGAGTGGCGTCTCCGTTCTGGTGATCGCCGACCTGCTGACGGCCGAGCCCATCGACCCGCTCGACGTCGACGAGGAGTCCGTCGGGCTGCTGCAGCTGACGTCCGGCTCGACGGGGCCCCCCAAGGCCGTGCGGATCACCCACCGCAACCTCGTCTCCAATGCCGAGGCGATGTTCGTCGGCGCGGAGTTCGACATCGACACCGACGTCATCGTGAGCTGGCTGCCCCTGTTCCACGACATGGGCATGACCGGATTCCTGGTCGTCCCAATGTACTTCGGCGCCGAGCTGGTCAAGATCACCCCAATGGACTTCCTGCGTGACGTACTGCTGTGGGCCAGGCTCATCGACCAGTACAAGGGCACGATGACCGCGGCCCCCAACTTCGCGTACGCGCTGCTGGCCAAGCGGTTGCGGAACCAGGCGCAGCCCAACCAGTTCGACCTCAGTTCGCTGCGGTGGGCGCTCTCGGGCGCCGAGCAGGTGGAACCCGAGGTCGTCGAGGACCTGTGCGATGCCGGCAAGCCGTTCGGACTGCGGCCAGAGGCGATCGTGCCGGCGTACGGCATGGCCGAAACCACTGTGGCGGTGTCGTTCTCGATGAGCGGCTCGGGCTTGATGACCGATCGGGTCGACGCCGACATGCTCGCCGTCCTGCACCGTGCGGTGCCCGCGACCACGGGCAACGTCCGTCGGCTCGCGACGCTCGGACCCGCGCTGGCGGGGCTGCAGGTGCGCGTCATCGATCACGACGCCAACGTGCTACCGGTGCGCGGCGTCGGTGTGATCCAGGTTCGCGGAGAACCGCTTTCGCCGGGGTACACCACCGTCGGCGGATTCGTCTCCACGCAGGACGACCAAGGTTGGTACGACACCGGCGATCTGGGCTACCTGACCGAGGAGTCGCACATCGTCGTGTGCGGACGCGTCAAGGACGTCATCATCATGGGCGGGCGCAACGTCTACCCGACCGATGTCGAGCGAGCGTCGGGGCGGGTCGAGGGAGTGCGTTCGGGTTGCTCGGTAGCCGTCCGCCTGCACGGCGAGCGATCGCGGGAGACCTTCGCGGTGGCCGTCGAGTCGGCCGCGTTCGAGGATCGCGCCGAGGTCCGTCGCATCCAACGCGCCGTCGCCCACGAGGTGTTCGGTGAGGTCGACGTCCGGCCGTGCAAGGTCGTGGTGCTGGCACCCGGCAGCATCCCGAAGACGCCGTCGGGCAAGCTACGACGCGCGCACGCCCTGTCGCTGGTGCAGTAG